From a region of the Corvus cornix cornix isolate S_Up_H32 chromosome 2, ASM73873v5, whole genome shotgun sequence genome:
- the LOC109144185 gene encoding uncharacterized protein LOC109144185 isoform X1: MIRINPANHPNWCGAAGAGMECVFPNPASGRTGVSEGFCTGSWSRTMGHSLCASCQPLGAEKCSSLTQTRTQVPSTEIWKTSLTCCRHFVYGIFLAPHSKFTATEPKRCSTAMDKSFLNSQARRKHPFPAFQPAFSSVYLERDGALNIFFSLGLWLLLFWTVQQYQNILGDPTPLAWSRAYADPAPKRRERDYVQRKASKILSGFSPQ, encoded by the exons ATGATAAGAATAAACCCAGCCAATCACCCTAATTGGTGTGGAg ctgcaggggctggaatggagTGTGTGTTCCCAAATCCTGCTTCTGGGAGGACTGGTGTGAGTGAGGGTTTCTGCAcgggcagctggagcaggaccaTGGGGCACAGCCTATGTGCCAGCTGCCAGCCGCTGGGGGCTGAGAAGTGTTCGTCTCTTACTCAAACCAG AACCCAAGTTCCATCAACAGAGATATGGAAGACATCATTGACTTGCTGCAGGCACTTTGTTTATGGAATTTTCCTAGCACCACACAGCAAATTCACAGCCACAGAACCCAAGCGCTGCTCAACTGCCATGGACAAAAGTTTCTTAAATTCC CAAGCACGGAGGAAGCacccttttcctgcttttcagccagctttcagctctgtttatctggagagagatggagcattaaatatttttttctccctgggactttggcttcttctcttctggactgttcaacAATACCAGAACATACTGGGAGACCCTACACCACTGGCCTGGAGCAGGGCCTATGCCGACCCAGCTCcgaagaggagagagagagactacGTCCAAAGAAAGGCCTCTAAAATCTTATCAGGTTTCTCTCCccagtga
- the LOC109144185 gene encoding uncharacterized protein LOC109144185 isoform X2, translating into MECVFPNPASGRTGVSEGFCTGSWSRTMGHSLCASCQPLGAEKCSSLTQTRTQVPSTEIWKTSLTCCRHFVYGIFLAPHSKFTATEPKRCSTAMDKSFLNSQARRKHPFPAFQPAFSSVYLERDGALNIFFSLGLWLLLFWTVQQYQNILGDPTPLAWSRAYADPAPKRRERDYVQRKASKILSGFSPQ; encoded by the exons atggagTGTGTGTTCCCAAATCCTGCTTCTGGGAGGACTGGTGTGAGTGAGGGTTTCTGCAcgggcagctggagcaggaccaTGGGGCACAGCCTATGTGCCAGCTGCCAGCCGCTGGGGGCTGAGAAGTGTTCGTCTCTTACTCAAACCAG AACCCAAGTTCCATCAACAGAGATATGGAAGACATCATTGACTTGCTGCAGGCACTTTGTTTATGGAATTTTCCTAGCACCACACAGCAAATTCACAGCCACAGAACCCAAGCGCTGCTCAACTGCCATGGACAAAAGTTTCTTAAATTCC CAAGCACGGAGGAAGCacccttttcctgcttttcagccagctttcagctctgtttatctggagagagatggagcattaaatatttttttctccctgggactttggcttcttctcttctggactgttcaacAATACCAGAACATACTGGGAGACCCTACACCACTGGCCTGGAGCAGGGCCTATGCCGACCCAGCTCcgaagaggagagagagagactacGTCCAAAGAAAGGCCTCTAAAATCTTATCAGGTTTCTCTCCccagtga